A genomic region of Burkholderia humptydooensis contains the following coding sequences:
- a CDS encoding polysaccharide biosynthesis/export family protein — protein MTHFSRAARAGLAGATLALSACGLLPSAGPSVSTVRSNTDVDIVNVTPALARERAEKDAASRRAAIERAVSDLSQATHHGAFTFAPGDVLHVTLWTISPWPGADSQQGASNVPSPIDLGNYTVSEKGTIDLPYVGPTPVGALGPDDAQRAVARRYASLGILQSPSAKITIASTSQSSVIVTGAIGAPKLIAWTPAGLSLTSALTQALGNGADLVGTTSGRDSDNVATQVTVLRKGASVTLPLEEALARQAALEPGDRVLVKRAPLVRVTVVGGGVRKNGQFGFAHPPTLAEVLASASGLDANLADDHAVFVLEQTPQGERPVLYDFAWNNLQGLIASHSFPIKDGDMIYVAEAPIVPVERAIGILFQLALPVQAVK, from the coding sequence ATGACCCACTTCTCCCGAGCCGCTCGCGCCGGGCTCGCCGGCGCGACGCTGGCGCTGTCCGCATGCGGCCTGCTGCCGTCCGCCGGCCCGTCCGTCTCCACCGTCAGGTCGAACACCGACGTCGACATCGTCAACGTCACGCCGGCGCTCGCGCGGGAACGCGCTGAGAAGGATGCGGCGAGCCGCCGGGCCGCGATCGAGCGAGCCGTTTCCGATCTGTCGCAAGCGACGCATCACGGCGCGTTCACGTTCGCCCCAGGCGACGTCCTGCACGTGACCCTGTGGACGATCTCCCCGTGGCCGGGCGCCGATTCGCAGCAAGGCGCGTCGAACGTCCCGTCGCCCATCGATCTCGGCAACTATACGGTGTCCGAAAAAGGCACGATCGATCTGCCCTATGTCGGCCCGACGCCTGTCGGCGCACTCGGCCCCGACGACGCGCAGAGGGCTGTCGCGCGCCGCTACGCGTCGCTCGGCATCCTGCAAAGCCCGTCGGCGAAGATCACCATTGCATCGACGTCGCAGAGCAGCGTCATCGTGACGGGCGCGATCGGCGCACCGAAGCTCATTGCGTGGACGCCCGCGGGCCTGTCGCTGACATCCGCCCTCACGCAGGCGCTCGGCAACGGCGCGGATCTCGTCGGCACCACCAGCGGGCGCGACAGCGACAACGTCGCGACGCAAGTGACCGTCCTGCGCAAAGGCGCATCGGTCACGCTGCCGCTCGAAGAAGCGCTCGCGCGGCAAGCGGCGCTCGAACCGGGCGATCGCGTGCTGGTCAAGCGTGCGCCGCTCGTGCGCGTGACCGTCGTCGGCGGCGGCGTGCGCAAGAACGGGCAATTCGGCTTCGCCCATCCGCCGACGCTGGCCGAAGTGCTCGCGTCGGCGTCCGGGCTCGACGCGAACCTCGCCGACGACCACGCGGTATTCGTTCTCGAACAAACGCCGCAAGGCGAACGCCCGGTGCTCTACGACTTCGCATGGAACAACCTGCAGGGCCTCATCGCTTCGCACAGCTTCCCGATCAAGGACGGCGACATGATCTACGTCGCCGAAGCGCCGATCGTCCCGGTCGAGCGGGCCATCGGCATCCTGTTCCAGCTCGCGCTGCCCGTGCAGGCCGTGAAGTGA
- a CDS encoding LPS biosynthesis protein — MKTPRQPLFWAIVGIPNLICLAYFLLLASPVYVSTASLIVYKPQQSSQSLATMLSGTGGGNSIEGAYIVKDYIGSWDEYRNVAKSVDLPKHYGQGDFVSRYGGLATLFRKNDVALWHYYQNRVNAAIDQNSGIVSLSVQGYSPTAAAAVAERVLQDSVRHIDNMNRQQESDYMKNAVDRRAAIEAKLKSDEAALSAYRVSTGIHDPSELYTSNLALLNSLNEQKTRLASQYDAIVKATPNNPVAQNLRAAMTAIQAKIASTEAEGKTLSRRAARYEALTVARNNDVALLREIETAVQQAQLNAMKNKYYLNIISAPSSPRAPELPRRLEWIAGVFLATLVLWGLLR, encoded by the coding sequence ATGAAAACGCCTCGCCAGCCTCTCTTTTGGGCTATCGTCGGGATTCCTAATCTCATCTGCCTTGCCTACTTCCTTCTCCTCGCATCGCCGGTCTACGTTTCGACTGCGTCGCTGATCGTCTACAAGCCCCAGCAGTCGTCGCAGAGCCTCGCGACGATGCTGTCCGGCACGGGCGGCGGCAATTCGATCGAAGGCGCCTACATCGTTAAGGACTACATCGGATCGTGGGACGAGTACCGGAACGTCGCGAAGTCCGTCGATCTGCCGAAACACTACGGTCAAGGCGATTTCGTGAGCCGTTACGGCGGCCTCGCGACGCTTTTCCGCAAGAACGACGTCGCGCTGTGGCACTACTACCAGAATCGGGTGAATGCGGCGATCGACCAGAACAGCGGGATCGTGTCGCTGTCGGTGCAAGGCTATTCGCCCACGGCGGCCGCAGCCGTCGCCGAGCGGGTGCTGCAGGATTCCGTCCGCCACATCGACAACATGAATCGCCAGCAAGAAAGCGATTACATGAAAAACGCCGTCGATCGCCGCGCCGCCATCGAAGCGAAGCTGAAGAGCGACGAAGCGGCGCTGTCGGCGTATCGCGTGTCGACCGGCATCCACGATCCGTCGGAGCTGTACACATCCAATCTCGCGCTGCTGAACTCGCTGAACGAGCAGAAGACCCGCCTCGCCTCGCAGTACGACGCAATCGTGAAAGCAACGCCGAACAATCCGGTCGCGCAAAACCTGCGCGCGGCGATGACGGCCATTCAGGCCAAGATCGCGAGCACCGAAGCGGAAGGCAAGACGCTGTCGCGGCGCGCCGCGCGCTATGAAGCGCTGACCGTCGCGCGCAACAACGACGTCGCGCTCTTGCGGGAAATCGAAACGGCTGTGCAGCAGGCGCAACTGAACGCGATGAAGAACAAGTACTACTTGAACATCATCAGCGCACCGTCCAGCCCGCGCGCGCCCGAACTGCCCCGGCGCCTCGAATGGATCGCCGGCGTCTTCCTTGCGACTCTCGTTCTTTGGGGACTACTCCGATGA